One Bacillus sp. (in: firmicutes) DNA window includes the following coding sequences:
- a CDS encoding EamA family transporter yields MEEEQKMKGFLYGFFAYLIWGVLPLYWKALDGIPAEEILAHRVFWSFILMVFIIVFFKKWDSFLEELKIMISNKLLLLSVVLSGVLISGNWLIYIWAVNHDHVLEASLGYYINPLISVLLGIIVLENAFYRLFVYLARINNLFFIKCETNSNLLV; encoded by the coding sequence ATGGAAGAAGAACAAAAAATGAAAGGTTTCTTGTATGGCTTTTTTGCCTATTTAATATGGGGAGTACTCCCGTTATACTGGAAGGCATTAGATGGAATACCCGCTGAAGAAATATTAGCACACCGTGTATTTTGGTCCTTTATATTAATGGTTTTTATTATCGTTTTCTTTAAAAAGTGGGACTCTTTTTTAGAAGAGTTAAAAATAATGATCTCAAATAAATTGTTATTACTATCTGTCGTCCTATCAGGTGTTCTTATTAGCGGGAATTGGCTTATTTATATTTGGGCAGTTAATCATGACCATGTCCTTGAAGCTAGTCTTGGTTATTATATTAATCCATTAATAAGTGTCTTGTTGGGCATTATCGTTCTAGAAAACGCATTTTATCGCCTTTTCGTCTATTTGGCTCGCATTAATAATCTATTCTTTATCAAATGTGAAACAAATTCGAATCTTCTCGTCTAA
- a CDS encoding FbpB family small basic protein, with protein MKKRILSFEELVKENKMELMRDEKELDRIELKLEKKHQKQLAASMSRS; from the coding sequence ATGAAAAAAAGAATATTGTCGTTTGAAGAGTTAGTAAAAGAGAATAAAATGGAATTAATGCGCGACGAAAAAGAATTAGATCGGATCGAATTAAAATTAGAAAAAAAACATCAAAAACAACTGGCAGCGTCCATGTCAAGAAGCTAA
- a CDS encoding TetR/AcrR family transcriptional regulator codes for MTKRLKWSTGGAVVDKREKIRQAATKSFAMFGFKGTTVDQIAKIAGVGKGTIYTYFENKELILHEIIRNLIQEMKKVAEKSIQPERTTFANLHEVLYAILLYRKEHELMIKLSQEVKEYGTEAAKEALMEIEKELIFYIQSFIEKAIQNQKFKKCDPKITAFVMYKLYVSLVVDWNDKHEVLTNDEVFDLFRLYLMEGLMIQ; via the coding sequence ATGACTAAAAGACTAAAATGGTCAACAGGTGGTGCTGTAGTGGATAAAAGAGAAAAAATTAGACAGGCAGCAACGAAATCTTTTGCGATGTTTGGTTTCAAAGGGACAACTGTCGATCAGATTGCAAAGATTGCTGGTGTTGGAAAGGGAACAATCTATACTTATTTTGAAAATAAGGAATTAATTTTACATGAAATTATTCGTAATTTAATTCAAGAAATGAAAAAGGTTGCTGAAAAATCAATTCAGCCGGAAAGAACGACGTTCGCGAATTTGCATGAGGTCCTTTATGCCATTCTTCTTTATCGAAAAGAGCACGAATTAATGATCAAACTTTCCCAAGAGGTAAAGGAATATGGGACTGAGGCTGCTAAAGAAGCACTTATGGAAATTGAAAAGGAGTTAATTTTTTATATTCAAAGCTTTATCGAAAAAGCCATCCAAAATCAAAAATTTAAGAAATGCGATCCGAAAATCACGGCATTTGTCATGTATAAATTGTACGTTTCTTTAGTTGTCGATTGGAATGACAAACATGAGGTGCTAACGAATGACGAAGTTTTTGATTTGTTTAGGCTCTATTTAATGGAAGGTTTAATGATCCAATAG
- a CDS encoding biotin/lipoyl-binding protein: MKNLRVIVFLVMSILIAGGATLIYTSQASGGNSPVNKPTAYIEATNVNASFKIAGRITEVLVDEGDHVKKGQVLARLESKELENKVAQAEAAILLADGKIAEASGAKMAAAAKEQQGSEAVTITEQSIASQIEQAEAGIKAAEANVQAVNAKVNAAKELYDIATTNYERATALLAAGATAQVQVDEAKAKMEQAKAEYLASKEQEKAAIAQVEQAKATMNNAIANRGKVGVSKKDVEVASASVSQAEGAIQSAKGGKNQAEAALAEAKTYLGYTELVAPSDGVIVTKSAEMGELVNSGFPIFTIETNGPKTAHFYLDETEVVDLNKGDKVIVELVAAKQKIEGIIKMVSPAGDFAVKKATQNIGDTDVRSFAIKVELPNLPSGVQTGMTVKLLGKGEAK; the protein is encoded by the coding sequence ATGAAAAATTTACGGGTGATTGTTTTTCTTGTCATGTCTATATTAATTGCTGGCGGAGCAACCCTTATTTATACAAGCCAAGCGTCTGGTGGGAATTCACCAGTCAATAAGCCAACAGCCTATATTGAAGCAACAAATGTAAATGCCAGCTTCAAAATTGCTGGGAGAATCACCGAGGTGTTAGTGGATGAAGGAGACCATGTTAAAAAAGGGCAAGTTTTGGCACGGTTAGAAAGTAAAGAATTGGAAAACAAAGTAGCGCAGGCAGAGGCTGCCATTTTATTGGCAGATGGCAAAATAGCCGAGGCTAGCGGTGCTAAAATGGCAGCAGCCGCTAAAGAACAACAGGGTAGTGAAGCTGTCACAATAACTGAACAATCAATTGCAAGCCAAATCGAGCAAGCAGAGGCGGGGATTAAGGCTGCAGAGGCAAATGTGCAGGCCGTAAATGCAAAAGTGAATGCAGCAAAAGAATTGTATGATATCGCAACAACGAATTATGAACGCGCCACAGCTTTGCTAGCAGCAGGTGCCACAGCGCAAGTTCAGGTTGATGAAGCAAAAGCTAAAATGGAGCAAGCAAAGGCTGAATACCTTGCTTCTAAAGAACAGGAAAAAGCTGCGATAGCACAAGTAGAGCAGGCTAAAGCAACTATGAACAACGCGATTGCCAATCGCGGAAAAGTAGGTGTCAGTAAGAAAGATGTGGAGGTCGCAAGTGCATCAGTTTCCCAAGCAGAAGGAGCGATTCAATCAGCAAAAGGAGGAAAAAACCAAGCAGAGGCTGCATTAGCTGAAGCGAAAACATATTTAGGTTATACAGAATTAGTCGCTCCCTCTGACGGAGTCATTGTGACGAAATCAGCAGAAATGGGTGAGTTAGTCAATTCTGGTTTTCCTATTTTTACAATTGAAACAAATGGTCCGAAAACAGCTCATTTTTATCTTGATGAAACGGAAGTTGTCGATTTAAATAAGGGGGATAAAGTGATTGTCGAATTAGTAGCGGCGAAGCAAAAAATAGAAGGCATAATTAAAATGGTTTCCCCTGCCGGTGATTTTGCTGTGAAAAAAGCAACGCAAAATATCGGGGATACGGATGTCCGTTCTTTTGCCATTAAGGTTGAATTGCCAAACCTCCCTAGTGGTGTCCAAACTGGTATGACGGTTAAATTGCTAGGTAAAGGTGAAGCCAAATGA